From Salvia splendens isolate huo1 chromosome 16, SspV2, whole genome shotgun sequence, a single genomic window includes:
- the LOC121772366 gene encoding COP9 signalosome complex subunit 4, which produces MESAFASASAITDQRQKIEQYKHILATVLSSNDVVQAKQFVDHMLSDDVPLVVSRQLLQAFAQELGRLEPEFQKEISHYTLNQIQPRVVSFEEQVLIIREKLAELYESEQQWSKAAQMLSGIDLDSGMRVIDDTFRLTKCVQIARLYLEDDDAVNAEAFINKASFLVSNSQQEVLNLQYKVCYARILDLKRKFLEAALRYYDISQIEKRKIGDEEIDEEALEQALAAAVTCTILAAAGPRRSRVLATLYKDERCSKLKIYPILQKVYLERILRKPEIDAFSEELKPHQKATLPDNSTVLDRAMIEHNLLSASKLYTNISFEELGTLLGIAPQKAEKIASRMICEDRMRGSIDQVEAFIHFEDDAEELQQWDQQIFGLCQALNEILDSMAKKGLAIPV; this is translated from the exons ATGGAGAGCGCGTTTGCCAGTGCGTCGGCAATCACTGATCAACGCCAGAAGATCGAACAGTACAAGCACATTCTCGCCACCGTACTCTCCTCAAACGATGTGGTACAAGCCAAACAGTTCGTCGACCACA TGTTATCCGACGATGTGCCGCTTGTTGTTTCGAGACAGCTTCTGCAGGCATTTGCCCAGGAATTGGGAAGGTTGGAACCGGAGTTTCAGAAGGAAATTTCCCATTACACTCTCAATCAGATCCAACCCCGAGTTGTTTCCTTTGAGGAACAG GTTTTGATAATCAGAGAAAAACTGGCTGAATTGTATGAATCTGAACAGCAATGGTCAAAAGCAGCACAGATGCTTAGTGGCATTGACCTAGATTCTGGGATGAG AGTGATTGATGATACATTCAGGCTTACAAAATGTGTCCAAATTGCTCGTCTTTACCTCGAG GATGATGACGCCGTTAATGCTGAAGCTTTTATAAACAAAGCTTCTTTTTTGGTTAGCAACAGTCAGCAGGAAGTGCTGAATTTACAATACAAG gTTTGTTATGCTAGGATTCTAGATCTAAAAAGGAAGTTTCTGGAAGCTGCACTACGGTATTATGACATATCCCAAATTGAAAAGCGGAAAATCGGAGATGA AGAGATCGATGAAGAAGCACTGGAGCAAGCTTTAGCTGCTGCTGTGACCTGCACAATTTTGGCAGCTGCTGGGCCTCGGCGGTCTCGTGTTCTTGCAACTCTTTACAAG GATGAACGGTGTTCTAAGCTAAAGATTTATCCAATCTTGCAGAAG GTATATCTGGAGAGAATTTTGAGAAAACCTGAAATTGATGCGTTTTCTGAAGAACTGAAGCCGCATCAG AAAGCAACTTTGCCTGACAATTCTACTGTTCTTGATCGAGCCATGATTGAGCATAATCTCCTTAGTGCTAGCAAACTTTATACAAATATTAG TTTTGAAGAGTTGGGCACATTGTTGGGCATTGCTCCTCAAAAG GCTGAGAAAATAGCTTCTAGAATGATATGTGAAGATAGGATGAGGGGTTCTATTGATCAG GTCGAAGCTTTTATACATTTTGAGGATGACGCCGAGGAATTGCAGCAATGGGATCAACAG ATATTTGGCTTGTGCCAGGCTCTCAATGAAATTCTTGATAGCATGGCGAAGAAGGGTTTGGCCATTCCTGTATAA